From the Ignavibacteriales bacterium genome, one window contains:
- a CDS encoding geranylgeranylglyceryl/heptaprenylglyceryl phosphate synthase, whose product MKVYNYLLETISQKGAAFLILIDPDKVDEGRFPAFLNINNNAGVDGYLIGGSLMMKGDMSRTISIIKSECNKPTIIFPGSVSHVFPEADALLYLSLVSGRNADQLIGKHVISAPIIKRFGIEPISTGYMLIESGGYTAAEYMSASKPIPRTKPEIASATALAAQYIGMKLIYLEAGSGAQLSVPVEMITAVSEICDIPVIVGGGIRDAETAQSKVEAGAKIIVIGNHFEDENNWDMVTEFANAVHCKQKMIVQS is encoded by the coding sequence ATGAAAGTCTATAACTATTTACTAGAAACAATTTCCCAGAAGGGCGCTGCATTTCTAATCCTGATTGATCCTGATAAAGTTGATGAAGGAAGATTTCCGGCATTTCTAAACATCAATAATAATGCGGGAGTAGATGGCTATTTAATTGGCGGCAGCCTGATGATGAAAGGGGATATGTCCAGAACCATAAGTATTATTAAAAGTGAATGTAACAAACCAACAATTATATTTCCGGGGAGCGTAAGTCATGTTTTTCCAGAAGCCGATGCACTTTTATATTTATCGCTGGTTAGTGGTAGAAATGCTGATCAATTAATTGGTAAACATGTAATTTCTGCACCCATTATTAAAAGATTTGGAATTGAACCAATTTCAACTGGTTATATGCTTATTGAATCGGGTGGATATACTGCTGCTGAATATATGAGTGCCAGCAAACCAATCCCTCGTACTAAACCAGAAATTGCCAGTGCCACAGCACTTGCAGCCCAGTATATTGGTATGAAGCTTATTTATCTTGAAGCAGGCTCAGGCGCCCAATTATCTGTTCCAGTAGAAATGATAACAGCAGTATCTGAAATTTGTGATATACCAGTTATAGTTGGTGGTGGAATTAGAGATGCTGAAACAGCACAATCAAAAGTTGAAGCTGGTGCAAAAATTATTGTTATTGGTAACCATTTTGAAGATGAAAATAATTGGGATATGGTAACAGAATTTGCAAATGCAGTTCATTGTAAACAAAAAATGATTGTCCAATCATAA
- a CDS encoding HU family DNA-binding protein: MADVRPMTKGQIVDHLAKKTGTTKKVSTQFLEELVALTYKEAKKSFVIPGLGKLVLAQRKKRMGRNPATGAVISIPAKKVLKFRIAKAAKDAVLGPKK; the protein is encoded by the coding sequence ATGGCTGATGTAAGACCAATGACCAAGGGTCAAATTGTTGATCATCTTGCTAAAAAAACTGGAACTACAAAAAAAGTATCTACCCAGTTTCTGGAAGAATTAGTTGCCTTAACTTACAAGGAAGCTAAAAAATCTTTTGTAATACCTGGTTTAGGAAAATTAGTTCTGGCACAAAGAAAGAAAAGAATGGGAAGAAATCCTGCCACTGGTGCTGTAATTTCAATTCCTGCAAAGAAAGTTTTGAAGTTCAGAATTGCCAAAGCAGCAAAAGATGCAGTATTAGGTCCAAAGAAATAA
- a CDS encoding PAS domain S-box protein, with protein MKIFNFLTIILILLNPMVSNSNGRGKFDSVVLQLKWYNQFQFAGYYAAKEKGFYKEEGLDVIIREGTPDNRTISNVLTGKANFGVGDADVLYSRLKGNPLVVLSVIFQHSPYVLLVNNKGNITEPSDLIGKKVMISEEQGTANIKSIFLVEGIPLDSIHFVPQSWNLNDLTSGKVDAISAYITSEYVQLKKMGYKPKVFFPEDYGVDFYGDLLFTTEQEIKTNPERVEAFRRASIKGWTYAMNHVDEMIEIILSMKGTKEHGITRELLREEAARIRKLILPEMIEIGHFSIDRFEKIAEVFKSLGMIKGNYTLDGFVYAPEKESSKEWQQIILITIIISFFIVCFTVLWILQLKRVVNKRTIELKKEIEQHKITEVSLYHERELLQSLMDNIPDTIYFKDNKSRFIKINKAQAETLGLANPDDAILKTDFDFFPKEQASLAFEDEKELIKNRKPMLDKVEKIRVSDGTYRYVSATKVPILNKKGLVTGLVGISRDISSRRNVEESLRESETKYRSLFENIINAFAYFKVLFDENKQPVDLIFVEVNKIYENITGLKRENIISLSISKFMPISNIDLLGIYKKLAESGGSTSFEYYSNIMRKWIFLTVYSDREGFCSTLFEDITERKTAEEQILNSERKFRTLFDNSSDAIVLISEFKYLDCNAQAYEMYGCSREQLIGKSPIDFSPEFQLNGGSSQEQALEKMTAALNDQMQHFEWIHCKLNGDLFFVEVNLNKIEINDKILLQGIVRDISERKRAEESLKQRQLEFRSLADNLPDFVARYDRHLRYIYLNKQMEFFTGIPKEEMLGKSVLDLGMHDNSFLLSKHEIDRVFSSGNINTYEFTSVVSGKPCLFESRLIPEFGVDNTVKTVLAITRDITEKKRFEEVQNALYKISESVNAAENLPTLYKSIHDTIKELMIADNFYIAIYDPQNDLVSFPYFVDEYDTTPDPVKPRRGLTEFVLRTGKEILVNDKVDLELRALGEVELIGEPTKIWMGIPLKLREKTFGVLVIQDYHDENAYGEEEIQILTYVSEQIAIAIDKKRSEEELVRYADELKELNASKDKFFSIISHDLRSPFHALLGITELIADDGMSMEKGEIINFNKEIHKALKNQYRLLENLLEWSRIQTGKLEYQPVKVNLFEKVNDVINVLMGNAVKKEISLINNVSNDVILKADQNMIQSILQNLISNAIKFTNIKGEININAVERPGFAEISIADNGIGIDSKDLNFLFRIDVQYSRLGTAKEKGTGLGLGLCKELVEKHGGKIWAESKLGSGTTFTFTVPLFNLS; from the coding sequence ATGAAAATATTTAATTTCTTAACAATAATTTTAATCCTCTTAAATCCCATGGTTTCTAACAGCAATGGGAGGGGGAAGTTTGATTCAGTTGTACTTCAATTAAAGTGGTATAACCAATTTCAGTTTGCTGGCTATTATGCTGCTAAAGAAAAAGGATTTTACAAAGAAGAAGGATTAGATGTAATTATCCGAGAAGGCACTCCGGATAACAGAACCATTAGCAATGTTCTTACAGGTAAAGCCAATTTTGGTGTAGGTGATGCTGATGTACTTTATTCAAGATTAAAAGGAAATCCATTAGTAGTTCTAAGTGTAATTTTTCAGCACTCACCTTATGTACTTTTAGTTAATAATAAAGGGAATATAACTGAGCCTTCCGATTTAATCGGGAAAAAAGTGATGATTTCTGAAGAGCAAGGAACTGCCAATATAAAATCAATTTTTTTAGTAGAAGGAATACCATTAGATTCTATTCACTTTGTACCACAATCCTGGAATTTAAATGATCTGACAAGTGGAAAAGTAGACGCAATTTCTGCTTACATAACAAGCGAGTATGTTCAATTAAAAAAAATGGGATATAAACCAAAGGTGTTTTTTCCAGAAGATTATGGGGTGGACTTTTATGGCGATTTACTATTTACCACTGAACAAGAAATTAAAACTAATCCAGAAAGAGTTGAAGCCTTCCGACGTGCAAGCATAAAAGGCTGGACTTATGCGATGAACCATGTTGACGAAATGATTGAAATAATTTTAAGTATGAAAGGAACGAAAGAACATGGTATAACTCGGGAATTATTGCGGGAAGAAGCCGCACGGATACGTAAACTGATATTGCCAGAAATGATAGAGATTGGACATTTCAGTATTGATCGTTTTGAAAAAATAGCCGAAGTATTTAAATCTCTCGGAATGATAAAAGGTAATTATACTCTCGATGGATTTGTTTATGCTCCGGAAAAAGAATCGAGCAAGGAATGGCAGCAAATAATATTAATAACAATAATAATCTCGTTCTTTATTGTGTGTTTTACTGTTCTATGGATTTTGCAGCTAAAACGAGTTGTTAATAAAAGAACTATAGAACTAAAAAAGGAAATTGAACAACATAAAATAACTGAAGTATCTTTGTATCATGAAAGAGAGTTATTGCAAAGTCTTATGGATAACATTCCCGATACAATTTATTTTAAGGATAATAAAAGCCGGTTTATAAAAATAAATAAAGCTCAAGCAGAAACTTTAGGATTAGCAAATCCAGATGATGCAATATTAAAAACAGATTTTGATTTTTTTCCAAAAGAGCAGGCAAGTTTAGCTTTTGAAGATGAGAAGGAGCTTATTAAAAACCGCAAGCCGATGTTAGATAAAGTGGAAAAAATTAGGGTAAGCGATGGAACTTACAGGTATGTTTCCGCAACAAAAGTACCAATTCTTAATAAAAAAGGATTAGTAACTGGTTTGGTTGGAATTTCCAGAGATATTAGCAGTCGCAGAAATGTAGAAGAATCTTTGCGAGAAAGTGAAACTAAATACAGATCTCTTTTTGAAAATATAATAAATGCATTTGCTTACTTTAAAGTTTTGTTTGACGAAAACAAACAACCGGTAGATCTTATCTTTGTTGAAGTAAATAAAATTTATGAAAATATAACCGGCTTAAAACGTGAAAATATAATTAGTCTTTCCATTAGTAAATTTATGCCAATATCAAATATTGATTTACTTGGAATTTATAAAAAACTTGCTGAAAGTGGTGGGAGTACAAGTTTTGAATATTATTCAAATATTATGCGAAAGTGGATTTTTCTTACTGTTTATAGTGATAGGGAGGGCTTCTGCTCAACTTTATTTGAAGATATTACTGAAAGAAAAACAGCGGAAGAACAAATCTTAAATTCTGAAAGAAAATTTAGAACCTTGTTCGATAACTCCTCCGATGCAATTGTTTTAATATCCGAATTTAAATATCTGGATTGTAATGCCCAGGCATATGAAATGTATGGATGTTCCCGAGAACAATTGATTGGGAAATCTCCAATAGATTTTTCGCCGGAATTTCAGCTTAATGGCGGTTCTTCACAGGAACAAGCTTTAGAAAAAATGACTGCTGCTTTGAATGATCAAATGCAGCATTTTGAATGGATCCATTGTAAGTTGAATGGTGATTTATTTTTTGTAGAAGTAAATTTAAATAAGATTGAAATCAACGATAAAATTTTGTTGCAAGGAATTGTAAGAGATATTTCTGAACGGAAACGTGCCGAAGAATCATTAAAACAAAGGCAACTTGAATTTAGATCTCTTGCAGACAATCTACCGGACTTTGTTGCAAGGTACGATCGTCATTTACGCTACATTTATCTTAACAAACAAATGGAATTTTTTACAGGTATACCCAAAGAAGAGATGTTAGGAAAATCAGTTTTAGATCTCGGTATGCATGATAATTCTTTTCTTTTGTCTAAGCACGAAATTGATAGAGTATTTAGTTCCGGCAATATAAACACCTATGAATTTACATCTGTTGTAAGCGGAAAACCATGTCTGTTTGAATCGAGACTTATTCCGGAATTTGGTGTTGATAATACTGTTAAAACAGTACTGGCTATTACAAGGGATATAACTGAAAAGAAGCGATTTGAGGAAGTTCAGAATGCACTCTACAAAATTTCTGAATCAGTAAACGCAGCGGAAAATCTTCCCACCCTTTATAAAAGCATCCATGATACAATAAAGGAATTAATGATTGCTGATAATTTTTATATTGCAATTTATGATCCGCAAAATGATTTGGTGAGTTTTCCTTATTTTGTAGATGAATACGACACTACTCCTGATCCAGTAAAACCACGGCGAGGTTTAACTGAATTTGTTTTAAGAACTGGAAAGGAAATACTTGTTAATGACAAAGTTGACCTTGAATTGCGCGCTTTAGGTGAAGTTGAATTAATTGGTGAACCAACAAAAATCTGGATGGGGATTCCACTTAAACTAAGAGAAAAAACATTTGGAGTTTTAGTAATTCAGGATTATCATGATGAAAACGCTTATGGTGAAGAAGAAATACAAATCTTAACTTATGTTTCTGAACAGATTGCAATTGCAATTGATAAGAAAAGGTCAGAAGAAGAACTTGTTAGATATGCGGATGAACTAAAGGAATTAAATGCGTCAAAAGATAAATTCTTTTCAATCATCTCTCACGATCTAAGAAGCCCATTCCATGCCTTGCTTGGTATTACAGAATTAATTGCTGATGATGGTATGTCCATGGAAAAAGGAGAGATTATTAACTTCAATAAAGAAATCCATAAGGCATTAAAAAACCAATACCGGCTACTCGAAAATCTGCTTGAATGGTCAAGAATTCAAACCGGAAAATTGGAGTACCAGCCTGTAAAAGTTAATTTGTTTGAAAAGGTGAATGATGTAATAAATGTTTTAATGGGTAATGCAGTAAAAAAAGAAATTTCATTAATCAATAATGTAAGCAATGATGTAATTCTTAAAGCTGATCAAAATATGATTCAATCGATTCTTCAAAATTTAATATCAAATGCAATCAAATTTACAAACATCAAAGGGGAAATTAATATTAATGCAGTTGAACGACCTGGATTTGCAGAAATTTCCATCGCGGATAATGGAATTGGAATAGACAGCAAAGATTTAAACTTTTTATTTAGAATTGACGTTCAATATTCGAGGCTTGGTACCGCAAAGGAAAAAGGAACTGGATTGGGATTAGGTTTATGCAAGGAATTAGTTGAAAAACACGGCGGAAAAATATGGGCAGAAAGCAAATTGGGTTCTGGTACAACCTTTACTTTTACTGTACCACTTTTTAATCTAAGTTAA
- a CDS encoding aconitate hydratase, translating to MTADIDRIKELYQSLKDKIQNTKKILDRPLTLTEKILYSHVWRHTNKEFVKGKNYVELAPDRVAMQDATAQMALLQFMHAGRKTTAVPSTVHCDHLIQAQVGSTDDLLRAKDENKEVYDFLEATSRKYSIGFWKPGAGIIHQVVLENYAFPGGMMIGTDSHTPNAGGLGMIAIGVGGADAVDVMAGMPWELKWPKIIGVHLTGKLNGWTSAKDVILKLAGILTVKGGTGAIIEYFGEGTKSISCTGKGTICNMGAEVGATTSIFPFDEKMANYLMKTDRKDVAEFAGSLKDFLSADPEVEQNPVKFFDKVIEINLSELEPHINGPFTPDLAVPISKMKVAVKENNYPDEIKVALIGSCTNSSYEDIDRSANIAQQALANGLKAKSQFTITPGSEQVRATIERDGQLSTLTKFGGLVLANACGPCIGMWKRIDLKNGERNTIITSFNRNFAKRNDGNPQTLAFVASPEIVTALAISGSLSFNPITDELTNSKGEKIKLTPPTGDELPGKGFTKGINGFIPPSGEGYKTEIFVDPKSDRLQLLAPFESWNGKDFIDLPVLLKAKGKCTTDHISMAGPWLRYRGHLDNISNNMFIGAINVFTDDAGKTKNIFTGEYKSIPEVARSYKKHGHGWIVIGDENYGEGSSREHAAMEPRFLGGKAIIVKSFARIHETNLKKQGMLPLTFSNPSDYEKIKEDDLLSIIGLAEFKPEKQLKLVIKHTDGSKEECWLNHSFNASQIDWFKAGSALNLIAKAMN from the coding sequence ATGACTGCGGATATAGATAGAATCAAAGAACTTTATCAATCACTAAAAGACAAAATTCAGAACACAAAAAAAATTCTGGATAGACCACTAACTTTAACTGAAAAAATTCTTTACTCACACGTATGGAGGCATACAAATAAAGAATTTGTTAAAGGAAAGAATTATGTTGAGTTAGCACCTGACCGGGTAGCAATGCAGGATGCAACCGCTCAGATGGCTCTACTTCAATTTATGCATGCAGGAAGAAAAACCACAGCGGTTCCATCAACTGTACATTGCGATCATCTTATTCAGGCACAGGTTGGTTCAACAGATGATTTACTTCGTGCAAAAGATGAGAATAAAGAAGTATATGATTTTCTTGAAGCCACCTCTCGGAAATACAGTATTGGTTTTTGGAAACCCGGAGCGGGAATAATTCACCAGGTTGTACTTGAAAACTATGCTTTCCCCGGTGGCATGATGATAGGTACTGATTCTCATACACCTAATGCCGGTGGGCTTGGAATGATAGCTATTGGCGTTGGCGGTGCTGATGCTGTTGATGTTATGGCTGGGATGCCATGGGAATTAAAATGGCCAAAAATTATTGGAGTTCACTTAACAGGCAAATTAAATGGCTGGACTTCTGCAAAAGATGTTATCCTTAAACTTGCCGGAATACTTACTGTTAAGGGAGGAACTGGTGCCATCATTGAATATTTTGGTGAGGGAACAAAATCAATATCCTGCACAGGCAAAGGAACTATCTGCAATATGGGGGCAGAAGTTGGAGCAACTACTTCTATATTTCCTTTTGATGAAAAGATGGCAAATTATTTAATGAAGACTGATAGAAAAGATGTTGCAGAATTTGCGGGAAGTTTAAAAGATTTTCTTTCGGCTGATCCAGAGGTAGAACAAAATCCCGTAAAATTTTTTGATAAAGTAATTGAAATTAATTTAAGCGAACTTGAACCTCATATCAATGGTCCATTCACACCTGATCTTGCAGTTCCAATTTCTAAAATGAAAGTAGCAGTAAAAGAAAATAATTACCCTGATGAAATTAAAGTTGCATTGATAGGAAGCTGCACAAATTCCAGTTACGAAGATATTGATCGATCGGCAAATATAGCACAACAAGCTCTTGCAAATGGATTAAAAGCAAAATCCCAATTTACTATTACACCTGGTTCTGAACAGGTTCGCGCAACAATCGAAAGAGATGGTCAACTAAGTACACTAACAAAATTCGGTGGATTAGTTTTAGCAAATGCCTGCGGACCGTGCATTGGGATGTGGAAAAGAATTGATTTAAAGAATGGGGAAAGGAATACAATTATAACTTCATTTAATAGAAATTTTGCCAAGCGAAATGATGGTAACCCACAAACACTTGCTTTTGTTGCAAGTCCGGAAATTGTAACTGCATTAGCAATTTCCGGTAGTTTATCCTTCAATCCCATTACTGATGAATTGACAAATTCAAAAGGAGAGAAGATAAAACTAACTCCACCAACGGGTGATGAATTACCTGGGAAAGGGTTTACAAAAGGCATTAATGGATTTATTCCGCCTTCAGGAGAAGGATACAAAACTGAGATTTTTGTTGATCCAAAAAGTGATCGCCTTCAATTACTTGCTCCGTTTGAATCATGGAACGGAAAAGATTTTATTGATTTACCGGTGCTGTTAAAAGCTAAAGGCAAATGCACAACTGATCATATTTCAATGGCAGGACCATGGCTTAGGTATCGGGGTCATCTTGATAATATTTCCAACAACATGTTTATTGGTGCTATAAATGTTTTTACAGATGATGCCGGTAAGACTAAGAATATTTTTACAGGTGAATACAAATCAATTCCCGAAGTAGCCCGTTCATACAAAAAGCACGGACACGGCTGGATAGTAATTGGTGATGAAAACTATGGAGAGGGTTCCAGCCGCGAGCATGCTGCAATGGAACCGCGATTTCTTGGTGGTAAAGCGATTATTGTAAAAAGTTTTGCTCGTATCCATGAAACAAATTTGAAGAAGCAGGGAATGCTTCCACTTACTTTCTCAAATCCTTCTGATTACGAAAAAATTAAAGAGGATGATTTATTAAGTATAATTGGTTTGGCGGAGTTCAAACCAGAAAAGCAATTGAAGTTAGTAATAAAACATACGGATGGATCGAAAGAAGAATGTTGGCTGAATCATTCCTTTAATGCTTCCCAGATTGATTGGTTCAAAGCTGGCAGCGCACTTAACTTAATTGCAAAAGCTATGAATTGA
- a CDS encoding D-sedoheptulose 7-phosphate isomerase, translating into MNKEKFIIDSLNESSETKLKISKECLDDILSSVDLIIQSFRNGKKLLLCGNGGSAADCQHIAAEFMIRLSHHLTRPALPAIALTTDTSNLTAGGNDIGFENVFARSVEGLGINGDVLIAISTSGNSPNILKAVEAAKQKGIKVIGFLGGSGGRLKPLVDVAIVIPSQSTQRIQEGHITVAHIICELVETELYG; encoded by the coding sequence ATGAACAAAGAAAAATTTATTATCGATTCATTAAACGAAAGCTCAGAAACTAAATTGAAAATAAGTAAAGAATGTTTAGATGATATTCTTTCTTCAGTTGATTTAATTATTCAATCATTTAGGAATGGGAAAAAACTTTTACTATGTGGTAATGGAGGCAGTGCAGCCGATTGCCAGCATATTGCCGCCGAATTTATGATTAGATTAAGTCATCATCTTACACGACCTGCTTTACCAGCAATTGCATTAACCACGGACACTTCTAACTTAACCGCTGGCGGAAATGATATTGGATTTGAAAATGTATTTGCCCGCTCAGTAGAAGGTTTAGGAATTAATGGTGATGTTTTAATTGCAATATCAACAAGCGGTAACTCTCCAAACATTTTAAAAGCAGTTGAAGCAGCAAAACAAAAAGGAATTAAAGTAATCGGCTTTCTTGGCGGCAGCGGTGGCAGGCTCAAACCATTAGTGGATGTTGCAATAGTTATTCCATCGCAGAGCACCCAAAGAATTCAAGAAGGACACATTACTGTTGCGCATATCATCTGCGAACTTGTAGAAACTGAACTTTATGGATAA